One uncultured Acidilobus sp. JCHS genomic window carries:
- a CDS encoding Major Facilitator Superfamily, protein MNNSQAVRGLGGTGSKGLPWSAFAALSLGMMVYGLAESYGPVTYASGLTKNAWLSYGLPFVFGGIGALLAGYLSDRLGRRRAFILTGGLLLLGLLLYIPVYLNWTSSALGQALLVASIAIVGMTAIGLETPILAAIAEGADPQGRSKMLVLAQNFGNLGVALAFVPLVLLHGQAAQTVQVETALLLMYLAPTVALIIAFLRAFESLPWIAARTGTIDVKEAWKQVDGGAAPVQPTAGLGARFATLLTIGIAQDVAFVYVTYGAASFFTSTFSGLSASSLAPMVGGFVMTIVGVLTGLFIAHRVERRPFALLSFALQAVFWAALAVAAYLTGFTMSWLMLALFVLNFVTVELTWASRALLEPELFPTKVRGLYISLVRMSVWVITGVITGLMTNLNPLATDFTAAALVMGLVAVAGAAGAAFWRFYGFETANRSLVGLDLHHIGPIAERKEARSS, encoded by the coding sequence TTGAACAACTCGCAGGCCGTGAGGGGCTTGGGAGGTACAGGCTCTAAGGGCCTTCCGTGGTCGGCCTTTGCAGCCCTTTCGTTGGGAATGATGGTTTACGGCCTAGCAGAGAGCTACGGCCCGGTCACATACGCCAGCGGTCTGACGAAAAACGCCTGGCTCAGCTACGGCCTCCCCTTCGTCTTTGGCGGCATAGGGGCCCTCCTGGCCGGGTACTTATCAGATAGGCTCGGCAGGAGGAGGGCCTTCATACTCACCGGCGGCCTCCTGCTCTTAGGCCTCCTGCTGTACATACCTGTTTACCTGAACTGGACCTCATCAGCGTTGGGACAGGCGCTGCTCGTAGCCTCAATAGCCATAGTGGGAATGACTGCCATAGGCCTTGAGACACCGATACTGGCCGCCATAGCCGAGGGGGCCGACCCTCAGGGGAGGAGCAAGATGCTAGTGCTGGCCCAGAACTTTGGTAACCTGGGGGTGGCGCTGGCGTTCGTCCCTCTTGTCCTGCTTCACGGCCAAGCAGCTCAGACCGTCCAAGTAGAGACAGCCCTTCTCCTGATGTACTTGGCCCCCACGGTGGCGCTGATAATAGCCTTCCTCAGGGCTTTTGAGAGCCTTCCATGGATAGCTGCAAGGACAGGTACCATTGACGTTAAGGAGGCCTGGAAGCAGGTTGACGGGGGCGCTGCCCCAGTTCAACCCACCGCGGGGCTCGGGGCCAGGTTTGCAACGCTCCTGACGATAGGGATAGCCCAGGACGTGGCCTTCGTGTACGTAACCTATGGAGCGGCGTCCTTCTTCACGTCAACGTTCTCCGGGCTCTCGGCCTCAAGCCTTGCGCCCATGGTCGGCGGCTTCGTGATGACCATAGTTGGGGTGCTGACGGGGCTCTTCATAGCCCACAGGGTTGAGAGGAGGCCCTTCGCCCTGCTCTCGTTCGCCCTACAGGCGGTGTTCTGGGCGGCTCTGGCCGTAGCTGCGTACCTCACAGGCTTCACTATGAGCTGGCTGATGCTGGCGTTGTTCGTCCTGAACTTCGTGACGGTTGAGCTGACCTGGGCCTCAAGGGCGCTCCTGGAGCCCGAGCTCTTCCCAACCAAGGTAAGGGGCCTCTACATCTCCCTCGTGAGGATGTCCGTATGGGTCATCACCGGCGTCATCACCGGACTCATGACTAACCTGAACCCCCTGGCGACAGACTTCACGGCAGCAGCCCTGGTCATGGGCTTAGTGGCGGTGGCAGGCGCTGCAGGCGCGGCCTTCTGGAGGTTCTACGGGTTCGAGACGGCCAACAGGAGCCTGGTGGGCCTCGACCTACATCACATAGGCCCCATCGCTGAGCGTAAGGAGGCCAGGAGCTCCTGA
- a CDS encoding Transcriptional regulator has translation MAAQAIVMINTDVGKENDIFNELLKIDEVKKVYMVYGIHDLVVFVEAENMDKLRSLITDKIRKLDGVKSTLTSVIVTGKEK, from the coding sequence TTGGCCGCCCAAGCTATAGTTATGATCAACACGGACGTCGGTAAAGAGAACGACATATTCAACGAGCTCCTTAAGATCGACGAGGTGAAGAAGGTCTACATGGTCTACGGAATTCATGACCTGGTGGTGTTCGTCGAGGCCGAGAACATGGATAAGCTGAGGAGCCTCATCACCGATAAGATAAGGAAACTTGACGGCGTTAAGAGCACGCTGACAAGCGTTATAGTGACCGGTAAGGAGAAGTGA